The Peromyscus maniculatus bairdii isolate BWxNUB_F1_BW_parent chromosome 6, HU_Pman_BW_mat_3.1, whole genome shotgun sequence genome has a segment encoding these proteins:
- the Mab21l1 gene encoding putative nucleotidyltransferase MAB21L1, with translation MIAAQAKLVYHLNKYYNEKCQARKAAIAKTIREVCKVVSDVLKEVEVQEPRFISSLNEMDNRYEGLEVISPTEFEVVLYLNQMGVFNFVDDGSLPGCAVLKLSDGRKRSMSLWVEFITASGYLSARKIRSRFQTLVAQAVDKCSYRDVVKMVADTSEVKLRIRDRYVVQITPAFKCTGIWPRSAAHWPLPHIPWPGPNRVAEVKAEGFNLLSKECHSLAGKQSSAESDAWVLQFAEAENRLQMGGCRKKCLSILKTLRDRHLELPGQPLNNYHMKTLVSYECEKHPRESDWDESCLGDRLNGILLQLISCLQCRRCPHYFLPNLDLFQGKPHSALENAAKQTWRLAREILTNPKSLEKL, from the coding sequence ATGATCGCGGCccaggccaagctggtctacCACCTGAATAAGTACTACAACGAGAAATGCCAGGCCAGGAAAGCTGCCATCGCCAAAACCATCCGGGAAGTCTGCAAAGTGGTCTCCGACGTCCTAAAGGAGGTGGAGGTGCAGGAACCGCGCTTCATCAGCTCCCTTAACGAGATGGACAACCGCTATGAGGGCCTGGAGGTCATCTCTCCCACCGAGTTCGAGGTGGTACTCTATCTGAACCAGATGGGGGTGTTTAACTTCGTGGACGACGGCTCACTGCCTGGCTGCGCGGTGCTGAAGCTGAGCGACGGGCGCAAGAGGAGCATGTCCCTCTGGGTGGAATTCATCACCGCCTCTGGCTACCTCTCCGCACGCAAAATCCGCTCCAGGTTTCAGACGCTGGTGGCTCAGGCGGTGGACAAGTGTAGCTACAGGGATGTAGTAAAGATGGTGGCTGACACGAGCGAAGTGAAACTGAGAATCCGCGATAGGTACGTGGTGCAGATCACCCCGGCCTTTAAATGCACCGGGATCTGGCCGCGGAGTGCTGCCCACTGGCCGCTTCCTCACATCCCCTGGCCAGGACCCAACCGAGTGGCAGAGGTCAAGGCCGAGGGGTTCAATCTGTTGTCCAAGGAGTGCCACTCCCTGGCCGGCAAGCAGAGCTCGGCGGAGAGCGACGCTTGGGTGCTGCAGTTTGCAGAGGCTGAGAACAGACTGCAAATGGGGGGCTGCAGGAAGAAATGTCTCTCTATCCTGAAAACCCTACGCGACCGCCACCTGGAGTTGCCAGGCCAGCCCCTCAACAACTACCACATGAAGACGCTGGTGTCTTACGAGTGTGAGAAGCATCCCCGGGAGTCGGACTGGGACGAATCCTGCCTGGGCGACCGTCTGAATGGAATTCTGCTGCAGCTCATCTCGTGCCTGCAGTGTCGGCGGTGTCCCCACTACTTCTTACCGAACTTAGATCTGTTTCAAGGCAAACCGCACTCGGCTCTGGAAAACGCTGCTAAACAAACGTGGCGACTGGCAAGAGAGATCCTGACCAACCCCAAAAGTTTGGAAAAACTCTAG